A genomic segment from uncultured Erythrobacter sp. encodes:
- a CDS encoding catalase, with product MPRSKAPGEASPATSNALREHQPGRGSAAFAQIEGNAGELHQDIPSDGDHGASQAHLTDNHGHRIADNQNSLRAGERGPTLLEDFVLREKIFHFDHERIPERIVHARGSGAHGTFEVTRAIPEWTRAGLFQKKGNTCPVFVRFSTVAGGAGSVDTPRDVRGFAVKLYTDEGNWDLVGNNIPVFFIQDAIKFPDLVHSVKMEADRGYPQAASAHDTFWDFVSLMPESMHMIMWAMSDRGIPRSLRMIEGFGVHTFRLINATGEGRFVKFHWKPVLGLQSTTWDEAVKIAGADPDFHRRDLWEAINGGDFPQWELGVQVFDEEWAAKQPYDVLDATKLIPEEEIPVEVIGRMTLNRNVDNFFAETEQVAFMPTNILPGMDFSNDPLLQGRLFSYLDTQKSRLGTTNFHQIPINAPKCPFHNMQRDGMMQTLVPTGRANYEPNSLAEAGEDGGPRACPDTGFTSFRENAERNDPTEKLRVRAESFADHYSQAQMFYRSQTENEQAHIASALVFELSKVLIPHVPPAVIARLRNIDEDLAQRVADGLGIDLPEKAPAAKEPVDLGTSDALSIQKRAKPTFKGRKIGILFDEGSNKAMIDTLVADIAKEGGTSFLVAPKIGPLKVKGGTLKADGQLAGSPSVLFDAVVAILMPERAEKLAGDVGAVAWFADAWYHCKTIGACGGTRQHLLPKANIEPDDGIVDPEDFMGVGPIRHWHREPKVRDLA from the coding sequence ATGCCCCGCAGCAAAGCCCCCGGTGAAGCTTCACCCGCAACCAGCAACGCCCTGCGCGAACACCAGCCGGGCCGCGGCTCTGCGGCCTTCGCGCAAATCGAAGGCAATGCCGGTGAACTGCATCAGGATATTCCGTCCGATGGCGATCACGGTGCGAGCCAGGCTCATCTGACCGACAATCACGGCCACCGCATCGCGGACAACCAGAACTCGCTGCGGGCTGGCGAGCGGGGGCCGACCCTGCTCGAAGACTTTGTGCTGCGCGAAAAGATCTTCCACTTCGATCACGAACGCATCCCCGAACGGATCGTCCATGCGCGCGGTTCCGGTGCGCATGGCACCTTCGAAGTGACCCGCGCGATCCCGGAATGGACCCGCGCTGGCCTGTTCCAGAAGAAGGGCAACACCTGCCCGGTGTTCGTGCGGTTCTCAACCGTCGCAGGCGGCGCGGGCAGCGTGGATACGCCGCGCGATGTGCGGGGCTTTGCGGTCAAGCTCTACACCGACGAAGGCAATTGGGATCTGGTCGGCAACAACATCCCGGTGTTCTTCATTCAGGATGCGATCAAGTTCCCCGATCTCGTCCATAGCGTGAAGATGGAGGCCGACCGCGGCTATCCGCAGGCCGCCAGTGCGCATGATACCTTCTGGGATTTCGTGAGCCTGATGCCCGAAAGCATGCACATGATCATGTGGGCGATGTCGGACCGGGGCATCCCGCGCTCGCTCCGGATGATCGAGGGCTTCGGCGTCCACACCTTCCGCTTGATCAATGCGACAGGCGAAGGCCGCTTCGTCAAGTTTCACTGGAAGCCCGTGCTCGGTCTGCAAAGCACCACCTGGGACGAGGCGGTCAAGATCGCTGGCGCCGATCCCGATTTCCACCGCCGCGACCTGTGGGAAGCGATCAATGGCGGCGACTTCCCGCAGTGGGAACTGGGCGTGCAGGTGTTCGACGAGGAGTGGGCCGCCAAGCAGCCCTATGACGTGCTCGACGCGACCAAGCTGATTCCGGAAGAGGAAATCCCGGTCGAAGTGATCGGGCGCATGACGCTCAATCGCAATGTCGACAATTTCTTTGCCGAGACCGAACAGGTCGCCTTCATGCCGACCAATATCCTGCCCGGCATGGATTTCTCGAACGATCCGCTGCTGCAAGGCCGCTTGTTCAGCTATCTCGACACGCAGAAGTCGCGGCTGGGCACCACCAATTTCCACCAGATCCCGATCAACGCGCCCAAGTGCCCGTTCCACAACATGCAGCGCGACGGGATGATGCAGACGCTGGTTCCCACCGGGCGCGCCAATTACGAGCCCAATTCGCTGGCCGAAGCGGGCGAGGATGGCGGCCCGCGCGCTTGCCCGGACACCGGGTTCACCTCATTCCGGGAGAACGCCGAGCGCAACGACCCCACCGAGAAACTGCGCGTGCGGGCCGAGAGCTTTGCCGATCACTACAGTCAGGCGCAGATGTTCTATCGCTCGCAGACCGAGAACGAGCAGGCGCACATCGCCTCGGCGCTGGTGTTCGAGCTGTCGAAGGTGTTGATCCCGCACGTGCCTCCGGCGGTGATTGCCCGCCTGCGCAATATTGACGAGGATCTCGCCCAGCGCGTGGCAGACGGCCTTGGGATCGACCTTCCCGAAAAGGCGCCGGCGGCCAAGGAACCAGTTGATCTGGGAACCTCCGATGCCCTGTCGATCCAGAAGCGCGCCAAGCCCACCTTCAAGGGCCGCAAGATCGGCATCCTGTTCGACGAAGGCTCAAACAAGGCCATGATCGACACGCTGGTGGCCGATATCGCCAAGGAAGGCGGCACGTCGTTCCTCGTCGCACCGAAGATCGGGCCGCTCAAGGTCAAGGGCGGAACACTGAAGGCCGACGGCCAGCTTGCGGGATCACCTTCGGTGCTGTTCGATGCGGTCGTGGCAATCCTGATGCCCGAGCGTGCCGAGAAGCTCGCAGGTGATGTCGGCGCGGTCGCGTGGTTTGCCGATGCCTGGTATCACTGCAAGACCATCGGTGCCTGCGGGGGAACGCGCCAGCACCTGCTGCCCAAGGCCAATATCGAGCCTGACGACGGGATCGTCGATCCGGAGGACTTCATGGGCGTTGGCCCCATCCGGCACTGGCACCGCGAGCCCAAGGTCCGCGATCTGGCGTGA